A region from the Triticum aestivum cultivar Chinese Spring chromosome 3D, IWGSC CS RefSeq v2.1, whole genome shotgun sequence genome encodes:
- the LOC123073706 gene encoding uncharacterized protein, which produces MPDTMLEDLPEWLVVDEILVRLPPKDVLRCRAVRKCWRAATSTDRFILDHHRRLPSLPIIERHNEGISCLAAAGDQNIRHILQYTRDPVSNIAVIHHAACDGLLILSRQSSFYICNPATRKCAPLPRPPLRPGFSSATVVAFYRHQASGEHRVLWAIYSAPMARGATVEPPGYFVLPVGSDQPRCVQWPTVLEIFPATRSSDYPPVHHRSGLHWALGLGITVFDTLTETFRQMSRPAQLPGDMVSLLDLGGDLALRRTSGDCVTLDVWAFRYRIDLRVMEASPPLNLSVKYVPMMAVINGRELLVQYGPDRMLRCDIDGVFLGNVESEDHESSLNQFANSLSLTRHRLQESMISLPLFETRQEDAVNKEPPFTIVL; this is translated from the coding sequence ATGCCGGACACCATGCTGGAGGACCTGCCGGAGTGGCTCGTCGTCGACGAGATCCTGGTCCGGCTGCCGCCCAAGGACGTGCTCCGCTGCCGCGCCGTCAGGAAGTGCTGGCGTGCCGCCACTTCCACCGACAGGTTCATCCTCGACCACCACCGCCGCCTGCCGTCGCTCCCCATCATCGAACGACACAACGAGGGCATctcctgcctcgccgccgccggagatcAGAACATACGACACATCCTCCAGTACACGCGCGATCCCGTTTCCAACATCGCCGTCATACACCACGCCGCCTGCGATGGCCTCCTCATCCTGTCGCGGCAGTCCAGCTTCTACATCTGCAACCCGGCCACCCGCAAGTGCGCTCCTCTGCCACGCCCTCCGCTACGGCCAGGATTCAGCTCCGCCACCGTCGTCGCCTTCTACCGGCACCAAGCGTCCGGAGAGCACCGGGTGCTCTGGGCGATATACTCGGCACCCATGGCGAGGGGCGCCACGGTCGAGCCGCCTGGTTACTTCGTCCTCCCGGTGGGATCGGACCAGCCAAGGTGTGTCCAATGGCCGACAGTTTTAGAGATTTTTCCGGCGACCCGGTCCTCGGACTACCCACCAGTCCACCATAGGAGTGGCCTGCACTGGGCACTGGGCCTCGGCATAACCGTGTTCGACACCCTAACCGAGACATTCCGGCAGATGAGCCGCCCAGCCCAGTTGCCGGGCGACATGGTGTCATTGCTCGATCTTGGTGGCGACCTTGCTTTGCGCCGCACATCGGGTGACTGTGTCACTCTAGACGTTTGGGCATTTCGATACCGGATTGACTTGCGGGTGATGGAGGCATCACCGCCGCTTAATTTGAGTGTGAAGTATGTCCCTATGATGGCTGTGATCAATGGCCGTGAGCTGTTGGTCCAGTATGGTCCTGACCGTATGCTGCGTTGCGACATTGACGGCGTGTTTCTAGGAAATGTGGAAAGCGAAGACCATGAAAGCAGTTTGAATCAGTTTGCAAACAGTTTGTCACTTACTAGGCATCGCCTCcaagagagcatgatttcacttccgTTGTTTGAGACGCGACAAGAAGATGCCGTGAACAAGGAGCCTCCGTTCACCATAGTTCTGTAA